In a genomic window of Choristoneura fumiferana chromosome 19, NRCan_CFum_1, whole genome shotgun sequence:
- the Gat gene encoding sodium- and chloride-dependent GABA transporter → MDTKNDSRDSIELSAQGSSTKPSDVATKSDLPERGSWASKLDFILSVVGLAIGLGNVWRFPYLCYKNGGGAFLIPYFLTLILAGIPMFFMELAMGQMLTIGGLGVFNIAPIFKGIGYAAAVMSCWMNVYYIVILAWAIFYFFMSMRSEVPWKDCDNYWNTPTCVNPYDRKNLNCWTSFNDTTYCVLNGKNVTKMALSDPVKEFWERRALQISSGIEHIGNIRWELAGTLLLVWVLCYFCIWKGVRWTGKVVYFTALFPYFLLTVLLIRGITLPGALEGIKFYVMPNMSKLLESEVWIDAVTQIFFSYGLGLGTLVALGSYNKFTNNVYKDALIVCSVNSSTSMFAGFVIFSVVGFMAHEQQRPVAEVAASGPGLAFLAYPSAVLQLPGAPLWSCLFFFMLLLIGLDSQFCTMEGFITAVIDEWPKLLRRRKEIFIAITCMISYLVGLSCISEGGMYVFQILDSYAVSGFCLLFLIFFECVSISWAFGVNRFYDGIKEMIGYYPTIWWKFCWVGFTPAICISVFIFNLVQWTPIKYMNYEYPWWAHTFGWFTALSSMLCIPGYMVYLWWVTPGTTKEKFYTIVRIPEDVPSLRTKMQAEEIQKHSSKA, encoded by the exons ATGGACACTAAGAATGACTCGCGGGACAGTATCGAGCTCAGCGCGCAGGGGTCTAGCACCAAACCCAG CGACGTCGCCACAAAGTCAGACCTCCCGGAAAGAGGTTCCTGGGCCTCCAAACTGGACTTCATCCTCTCCGTAGTAGGCTTAGCTATCGGCCTGGGCAACGTCTGGCGGTTTCCCTACCTTTGCTACAAGAATGGCGGCGGTGCTTTCCTCATCCCTTACTTCCTTACCCTCATCCTCGCTGGGATCCCCATGTTCTTCATGGAACTGGCTATGGGGCAGATGCTTACCATCGGAGGGTTGGGGGTGTTCAATATCGCACCGATTTTTAAAG GTATCGGATACGCGGCAGCTGTGATGTCCTGCTGGATGAACGTGTACTATATCGTCATCCTCGCCTGGGCCATCTTCTACTTCTTCATGTCTATGCGATCAG AGGTACCATGGAAGGACTGTGACAATTACTGGAATACGCCCACCTGCGTCAACCCTTACGATCGCAAGAACCTCAACTGCTGGACGTCTTTTAACGACACGACTTACTGTGTACTCAACGGGAAGAATGTTACCAAAATGGCCCTCTCTGACCCTGTCAAGGAGTTTTGGGA ACGCCGAGCCCTTCAGATATCCAGTGGTATAGAGCACATCGGCAACATCCGTTGGGAGCTGGCTGGAACCTTGTTGCTTGTCTGGGTGCTTTGCTACTTCTGCATCTGGAAGGGCGTCCGCTGGACAGGGAAGGTGGTGTACTTTACCGCGCTGTTCCCTTATTTCCTTCTCACGGTTTTGTTGATCAGAG GAATAACCCTCCCCGGAGCGTTGGAGGGCATCAAGTTCTACGTGATGCCGAACATGTCCAAGCTGTTGGAGTCCGAGGTGTGGATAGACGCCGTCACGCAGATCTTCTTCTCGTATGGATTGGGTCTCGGGACCCTGGTCGCGCTTGGCAGCTATAACAAGTTCACCAACAACGTGTATAA GGATGCGTTGATAGTATGTTCTGTCAACTCGAGCACCTCCATGTTTGCTGGCTTTGTCATTTTCTCAGTGGTTGGGTTCATGGCCCACGAACAACAAAGGCCCGTGGCGGAAGTCGCTGCATCAG GTCCCGGTCTAGCCTTTCTGGCGTACCCATCAGCAGTTCTCCAGCTCCCTGGCGCCCCGCTCTGGTCCTGCCTCTTCTTCTTCATGCTGCTTCTCATCGGCTTGGACAGTCAGTTCTGCACCATGGAAGGCTTCATTACGGCTGTCATTGACGAGTGGCCCAAACTCTTGAGGAGACGAAAGGAGATCTTCATCGCTATCACTTGTATGATATCGTACTTGGTCGGGCTGTCTTGTATATCTGAG GGTGGAATGTATGTATTCCAAATCCTGGACTCCTATGCGGTCTCTGGCTTCTGTCTGCTGTTCCTGATCTTCTTCGAATGCGTCTCCATCTCCTGGGCGTTTGGCGTGAATAGGTTCTACGATGGCATCAAAGAGATGATTGGCTACTATCCCACTATTTGGTGGAAGTTTTGCTGGGTTGGATTTACACCTGCTATTTGTATT AGCGTATTCATCTTCAACTTGGTGCAATGGACCCCAATTAAGTACATGAACTATGAGTACCCGTGGTGGGCCCACACCTTTGGGTGGTTCACTGCTTTATCCTCTATGCTGTGCATCCCTGGGTACATGGTATACCTCTGGTGGGTCACGCCTGGTACCACGAAAGAG AAATTCTACACAATCGTGCGCATTCCTGAGGACGTGCCTTCTCTGCGTACGAAGATGCAGGCAGAGGAGATTCAGAAGCACTCGAGTAAGGCTTAA